The Erwinia sp. SLM-02 genome includes the window TTAATCCCCATCTCCTGCACCGCGCGAACCACGTGGCCCGGCAGCGGCAGGATCAGATCGGAGTTTCCCAGCGAAAACACTCCGGAATGGAAGGTCGGCACCACCAGCGAGATATGGCGCACCAGCCCCAGCTCCGCCAGACGTTTGTCTATCGGCCCGCGCGCGCGCCCACGGCGGGACACGCTGATCTGCTCGTAGCGGGCAAAGGATTCCGCGGTGATCTCGCTGGCGAATATCGGATGATCCTCGCGCGCCAGCCCCATGAAGTGCGTAGAAAACAGCGACTGCACGTGGATATCGTCGCCGAGCGGGCGCATGGCGCTGATATAGAGATCCACCTTGCCGTCGCGCAGGCTGTCTTCATCGCTGCCGCTTTCCGGGGTGAAGCGCAGTCCCACATTGCCCGCCTCCTGCCGCAGGCGGCTGAGCAGTACGCCGCCAAACGCGCTGATAAACACATCGTTGGCATGCAGCGTAAAGGTGCGTTCCAGCTGCGATAAATCCACCCCCGACTGCGGCTGTAGCAGGCGAACAGCCTCACCCATGACCTGATGCACCTCTTCCCGGAGCGCCAGCGCGCGCGGGGTCGGCACCATTTTCCGCCCCGCCTTGACCAGAATCGGGTCGCCCAGCTGATGCCGGATGCGGGTCAGGGTCCGGCTCATTGCCGGCGGGCTGAGGTTCATTCTGCGCGCCGCGCCAATCACCGATCCCTCATCCAGCAGGGCATCCAGCGCAATAATCAGATTTAAATCAGGAATTTTCATACTCGTTTATCACGTCAACATCCATGCCCTAACATAGCCAGAAAGCGGCCTTCGGCAAAGATAAATACCACGTGAGCAACGAAGAAGCGCCTGTTTTCAACCGGTTAAAACTGATAAACCAGCCCGACCGCCAGCACATCATCCGTCGACACGCCTGCGGCCTGGCTGAAGTCGCTGTTATCGATCAGGTTAAGTTTGTAATCAACGTAGGTTTGCATATTGCGGTTAAACAGCCAGGATGCACCGAAATCGACAAACCGCACCAGATCCTGACTGCCGAAAGTCTGGCCGCTGGCGGCACGGCCGAGGTCGCTGGCGCGCGCCTGGCTATAGGCGATAAACGGCACCAGCCCGGAATCGAAGCTGTACTGGGCAAACAGTTCGACAATGTCTGACTGATTGGCATAGCCATACGCCCCGTCCCCTGAAGCCGAACCAAAGCGTGAGGCGTTATACGCCCGGGTGTACATCGCCGCGAGATACAGCCCGTTCGCGTCATATTTTATCGCGCCGGAATACGCTTCTGCCCGATCGCCCTGCCCCATTATCCCGCCGCCGGCATTATTCTGCGCACCGGTACGCCGGGACTGGGTAAACGCGCCAACCGCTTTAAAATCACCGGCAAATTCCCAGGCCACCGACATCCCGTAGCCGTTACCGTTCTGGCGCAGCGCACCGCGGGAGCCGGGTTCGCCGCCGCCGTCGTTCCTGCCCTGATACTGGAGCGTGACGTTCAGGCCGTCCACCAGGCCAAAGAAGTTGCTGTTGCGGTACGTCGCCAGGCCATTGCCGCGGCGAAACATAAACTGATCGGTGTTATAGGTCTGCGCATCAAATTCCGGCTGCATATCGGTCAGGCTCAGTGCGTCATACAGCACACCGATATTGCGTCCGTAATCCAGTGAACCGTAGTCACCCAGTCTGATGCCGGCAAAGCCCAGACGGGTATACATCGAAGCCCCGCTGTTTTCGGGCTGATTCATATCGACCTGGGTCTGCCACTGCCCGTAGCCGCTCAGCAGGGGCGAGATCTGCGTTTCTCCCTTAAAGCCGAAGCGCATGTAGGACTGGTCGCCGTCCTCGCTTTTATTGTCACTCAGGTAGCGCAGGCCGGAGATCAGCCCGGACAGATCCAGCCGGTTTCCGTCGCGGTTGTAGATTTCAGCCGCGAAACCCGGCGCGGAGAGCAGGAAACAGGACGCCAGCAGCGTCAGCGGGCGAATGCTCATTGTTCCTCTCCGGACAGGCAGCGCCAGGCAAAGATCACCTGGCTGTTTTCACGGGGTAGCGATCGGGGGGCGTGCTTTTTTCTGAATGCGGCGGGCGGCACGTTCAGATAGCGGCGAAACGTCCGTGAGAAGGTCTGCTGGCTGGTAAAGCCGTTATCAAACGCGATTTGCATGATGTCTTTATTCGTAAACAGCAGCGACTGTGCCGCCCTGATCAACCGCCGGGTGCGAATATATTCGGCCAGATTGTAGCCCGTTTGTTTTCTGAACACGCGCTGGAAGTGGGAATGCCCGTAACCGCTTTTGCGCGTGACCGTGCTGACCCTGATGCGTTCGTCATCAAGATTATCTTCAATCCACGGGATGATATCCTGCACAACCGATTTTATTCCCCTTCCCGGATCCTGCGCTGTCCGGTTCAGGGATTCGCGTGCAGAACTGGCGATATGCATATTTTCTCCTGTCCGATCGTTTCAGCGTTCGGATAGCGGCCTTTGCGAAGTCTTTGGCTCCGCAGGTGATAAAATAAAGGAGCCTAATTATCTTATCAGTCGGTAGAAAATATAAGTTATACAGACGGATAGCTATACAGATGGATAGTTATACCAATGGATAATTGCTAAGTGGCCAAAGGGGATATAACCCGGGTATTCCCTGCCCGCATCCGTTCATCTATTACCGCTGAGATCCACGCTGCTGGCGGCTATTCTGTGACGGATCCGCCGTCGCCGGACCGTGGCAAACGTACGGCAACAGGGCGGCAAAATCCCTCGCGACATATTATTCAAATTTTCTGACTTACTTCAGCAAAAGACAGGGATGTTTTTCATCCCCGCACGGGTCTACTATGCATTCCATCGAGGCGAAACGCCTCATCCAAAACAAAATAAACTGAGGAATCAATCATGAAATCTATCAAAACTTTCGTTGCAGTATCCGCCCTGGCTCTGGTTTCTTTCGGCAGCATGGCGCAGAACGTTACCGCTACCGCCTCCACGCTGGATGCCGCAGAAGCCAGTATTGCAGCCCAGGCAAAACAGAGTGGCGCAACGTATAAAATTACCGGTGCCCGCGTTGATAATCACGCCTACGTTACCGCAGAACTGATTAAATAATCCTCCTACGCTGGAACACCCTCCTGACGCCTGTGAACCGTTACTCACAGGCGGCCGGGAACGAGAAAAGGAATATAAAATGAACACGTTCAAAACCCTGATTGCGCTGTCGGTTATCACCCTGTTTATGGCGGTCTTGTCGACGAAACGTGCGCGCCCGGCTCGTCACTCATCGTAATGGTTAGCAAAATTTCAGGCTGGCTTAATACGCTTTTTCCGCCGCGCGATTGAGCCGTTGTAAACCTCTCGAAAAATCCTGCCAATGTTAAACCCACCGGCACCGTCTGGCGCTCTAAGGCGTTAATTTCCCGATCGAATCGGAGATTAATTGCTCACCCTGCGATTATTCACATAATCCCCTTCTCATACAGTGGATATACTTTTCAGGCGATGACGGGAAATAACGTCCGGTACGTTTCAGAATTCGTGTCGCATTTGAATAATATTATTTAACTGTTTGCGCGTAAATGATGCACATTGACTAAGATAATTCTTACCACTATATCCTTCACGCTTCTCAGACATAATTTGTAATATTCATCACTGCCGGCTGATTTACAATCACGTGATTCCGAGGGAGATGTTTTATTCATAATTTCATCAGGTTACATAAGCATCCCGGATGATAAAAATAGTCGTCATTTACAGAGAGTTGGTATAGTATTTAATATTATAAGGACGTGCTCCTTATATAATTCATACAAATAAAAACTATTCCGCGCCTCAGAGGCTGCACTTTTTTCGTTACGACCATCACACCGACTGAGAGTTCGCCAATGAATCACACCGTTTATCTTGTTGATGATGATGTATCAGTGATTACCGCACTGACCAACCTGCTTAAATCCGAAGATTATATTGTCGCTCCGTTTACCTCTCCTCAGTCTTTCCTGGCGGCGTCACTCTCTTCCGGCCCGTGCTGTCTGATTGTGGATATCAACATGCCCGGCGCTGACGGCTTTGATGTCACCCGCGCGCTCAGCGAGCGCGGCGACGCGATCCCGACCATTTTTCTGACCGGCTTTGGCACCATTCCGATTACGGTCAAAGCGATGAAGGCCGGTGCCTGCGAGTTTTTAACCAAGCCGGTCGATCCCGATCATCTGCTGCAGGCCGTGGCGGAAGCACTCAGGCTGTCCGAAGCGGGCATGGAAACCGCCCGGGAGAAGCGGGTGTTGACCGAGCGGCACCAGTCGCTGACGCCGCGCGAAAGCGAGGTGATGCTGCTGGCGATTGGGGGGTTGCAGAATAAACAGATTGCCGCCGAGATGGGCGTCAGTGAGATCACCGCCAAGGTGCATAAGCGCCGGGTGATGGAAAAAATGCAGGTGCGTTCGCTGTCGGACCTGGTCAGGGCCGCCGAGCGGCTCAGCATGGTCAAATCGGCCAGCCGCTAACGTTGGGGAGCCTGTAGACGCGGTAAATTCCTGCGTGATGGCCATTCCCTGAGCCGTGTCTCAGGGAACGGGTTTTAACTTTCGGCTTCCGTGGGAAGCGTGAACCAGAATTTACTGCCGCCGTCCGGGCGGTTCTCCGCTTTCAGTTCGCCCTTATGCTTTTTGATAATCCCTTCGCAGATGGTCAGCCCCATGCCCATTCCCTCTTTTTTGGTGGTGTAGAAGGAGTCGAAAATGCGCGATATCACCTCCTCCGACAGGCCGGTGCCGTTATCGGCCACCTCAAAAAGAATCGTATCCGGGTCGGGATTCGACGAGGAGAGCTTCAGCACGCTGGCCCCTTTGCCTTTCTCAACCATCGCATCAATGGCGTTAACTACCAGATTCAACAGTACCTGTTGGATTTGCACCCGCTCGCAGTAAATATTGTCGTTCACCGCCCGGAGGTCGAGATCCAGTGAGATCCAGCGCCGTTCCAGCTCCATACGCGAAAGCGACAGGATATCCCGCGCCAGATGGTGCAGTTTAGCCGGAGCGAATTCGGCGGTATTATTGCGGGTCAGCGCCTGCAGCCCGCGAATAATATCGCCTGCGCGCTTGCCTTCACTGAGGATCTCCTGCAGGCCGTGGCAGGCGTTGTCCATATGCCCGGGTCCGCGTTTTATCCAGCGCATGCTGGCCCCGGCATTTGCCACAATCGACATCAGCGGCTGATTGATTTCATGGGCAATCGAGGCGGTGAGCTGCCCGACCGTGGTGGCGCGGGAGACGCGGGCAAGATCGGCCTGCGCAATGCGCACGGCATCCTCGGCCAGGCGCTGCGAGGTGATATCGGAGATCGTACCGAAATACTCGCTGACGTCGGGCAGATTCTCGACGGGATCGCCAATGCCCTTAATATAGCGGCACTCGCCGTCGCGGCGGATAATGCGAAACTCCGCCTGCATGCTGACGCCGCCGATGACGCTTTCTCTGACCAGTTCGCTGATGCAGCCATGATCGTCGGGGTGCACCATGGTCATAAACTCCGCCATCGACAGGCTGCGCTGCTCCGGCGGCAGGCCGAGGATCCGGCGATATTCTTCGGAAATCATCATCTGGTCTTTCGCCAGATTCCAGTGCCAGGTGCCGGTATGGCTGATTTTTTCCCCCATAATCAGCGAGGTCTGGCTGGCGCGCAGCTGTTTTTCAACCCGGCGACGGTTAACGTTCTCCTCCATCAGCTCGGCGTACAGCCGCGCGGTTTCCAGCGAGACGGCGGCCTGCGCCCCAAGCATCGACACCACGCGCGAATGTTCGGCGGTAAACACATCCGGCATCAGGCGGTTTTCCAGATACAGCACGCCCACCATCCGCGCCTGCTTGAACATCGGCACGCACATCACCGCCGCGCCGGAGGCAACCAGATAGGGATCCTGGCTGAACGGGCTGAACACCTCCGGTTTCCCGGTGCGGATCTCCTGCCC containing:
- a CDS encoding LysR family transcriptional regulator, which encodes MKIPDLNLIIALDALLDEGSVIGAARRMNLSPPAMSRTLTRIRHQLGDPILVKAGRKMVPTPRALALREEVHQVMGEAVRLLQPQSGVDLSQLERTFTLHANDVFISAFGGVLLSRLRQEAGNVGLRFTPESGSDEDSLRDGKVDLYISAMRPLGDDIHVQSLFSTHFMGLAREDHPIFASEITAESFARYEQISVSRRGRARGPIDKRLAELGLVRHISLVVPTFHSGVFSLGNSDLILPLPGHVVRAVQEMGIKTRAFPLPVELDAIPIVQAWHPRFQNDPAHQWLRRTIHQLCVQSAGG
- a CDS encoding porin, with the protein product MSIRPLTLLASCFLLSAPGFAAEIYNRDGNRLDLSGLISGLRYLSDNKSEDGDQSYMRFGFKGETQISPLLSGYGQWQTQVDMNQPENSGASMYTRLGFAGIRLGDYGSLDYGRNIGVLYDALSLTDMQPEFDAQTYNTDQFMFRRGNGLATYRNSNFFGLVDGLNVTLQYQGRNDGGGEPGSRGALRQNGNGYGMSVAWEFAGDFKAVGAFTQSRRTGAQNNAGGGIMGQGDRAEAYSGAIKYDANGLYLAAMYTRAYNASRFGSASGDGAYGYANQSDIVELFAQYSFDSGLVPFIAYSQARASDLGRAASGQTFGSQDLVRFVDFGASWLFNRNMQTYVDYKLNLIDNSDFSQAAGVSTDDVLAVGLVYQF
- a CDS encoding helix-turn-helix domain-containing protein, which produces MHIASSARESLNRTAQDPGRGIKSVVQDIIPWIEDNLDDERIRVSTVTRKSGYGHSHFQRVFRKQTGYNLAEYIRTRRLIRAAQSLLFTNKDIMQIAFDNGFTSQQTFSRTFRRYLNVPPAAFRKKHAPRSLPRENSQVIFAWRCLSGEEQ
- a CDS encoding YdgH/BhsA/McbA-like domain containing protein, with amino-acid sequence MKSIKTFVAVSALALVSFGSMAQNVTATASTLDAAEASIAAQAKQSGATYKITGARVDNHAYVTAELIK
- a CDS encoding response regulator transcription factor codes for the protein MNHTVYLVDDDVSVITALTNLLKSEDYIVAPFTSPQSFLAASLSSGPCCLIVDINMPGADGFDVTRALSERGDAIPTIFLTGFGTIPITVKAMKAGACEFLTKPVDPDHLLQAVAEALRLSEAGMETAREKRVLTERHQSLTPRESEVMLLAIGGLQNKQIAAEMGVSEITAKVHKRRVMEKMQVRSLSDLVRAAERLSMVKSASR